In one window of Falco biarmicus isolate bFalBia1 chromosome 16, bFalBia1.pri, whole genome shotgun sequence DNA:
- the LOC130159925 gene encoding heat shock factor protein 5-like gives MAAGLDVTSRPPNRFQRLLGTPLAGQPLLLPSTLSNANRPGLLTGGQFHQLYGQGVFPPYSYTATLCRAPSTSPAQRLGPTPVPSTWIQQGPLGLLPGQGASPAFPDKGAAFPVLQTLPTGATYTLQPVASLLPLQQGTQSVAASIANCSSSASSVPYSQTCYPTGMEKNFCICFSKIDFKVRLSNIFL, from the exons ATGGCAGCGGGCCTGGATGTGACCAGCCGCCCACCCAACCGCTTCCAGCGCTTGCTTGGCACGCCACTGGCCGGGCAACCGCTGCTTCTGCCCTCGACGCTCAGCAATGCCAACAGGCCTG gactgctgaCTGGAGGACAGTTTCATCAACTTTACGGTCAAGGTGTTTTCCCTCCTTACTCCTACACGGCAACCTTGTGCCGAGCCCCCAGCACTTCACCAGCACAAAGATTAGGTCCGACTCCAGTCCCTTCCACTTGGATCCAGCAGGGACCACTTGGgttgctgccagggcaaggggcttccccagcttttccagataaAGGGGCTGCCTTTCCGGTACTCCAGACGCTTCCAACGGGAGCCACGTACACACTCCAGCCTGTGGCTTCTCTTCTGCCACTTCAGCAAGGGACTCAAAGCGTTGCCGCATCCATTGCAAATTGtagcagctctgcatcttcagtgccGTACTCACAAACCTGCTATCCAACaggtatggaaaaaaatttctgcatttgcttttcaaaaatagattttaaagtgagactttcaaatatttttctataa
- the LOC130159924 gene encoding heat shock factor protein 5-like produces MQSSYEAELMPSDWLCNISEENKKAEVGLEAMFRVAAEVHSSCKAEKVRVAPVESQSSILELNGNQALPVNSYTPSSTEESQLERLTPVTSDTSFLVAADRTLNLSPLQPSDILCAADPTLSIETAAAAKILQELLTTQEADEERSKEPDDRPAEFSLMIFQEELFSPEQENTSVKSESRTAETEERQFTSGAEPVNESVGQTDSSVKSFSRKRRGSDTGNSLGKKDSTFSQRLRRQLL; encoded by the exons ATGCAGTCATCTTACGAAGCTGAACTGATGCCATCTGACTGGCTATGTAAtatatctgaagaaaacaagaaggcagaAGTCGGTCTTGAAGCCATGTTTCGGGTTGCCGCTGAGGTGCATTCAtcatgcaaagctgaaaaggtgAGAGTGGCACCTGTAGAGAGCCAGAGTTCAATCCTGGAGCTTAATGGAAATCAGGCACTGCCTGTTAATAGTTACACACCTTCTTCAACTGAGGAAAGCCAGCTGGAACGTCTCACTCCTGTAACTTCAGACACGTCATTTCTGGTGGCAGCAGATCGAACACTGAATTTGTCTCCATTACAGCCTTCTGACATTCTTTGTGCTGCCGATCCCACTCTGTCTatagaaactgctgctgctgctaaaatacTACAAGAACTTCTGACCACACAGGAAGCAGATGAAGAACGGAGCAAAGAACCAGATGACCGCCCAGCTGAGTTCTCCCTcatgatttttcaggaagaattgtTCAGTCCAGAGCAG gagaatacTAGTGTTAAAAGTGAATCCAGGACAGCGGAGACAGAAGAGAGACAATTCACTTCAGGAGCTGAGCCTGTGAATGAATCTGTAGGACAGACAGATTCATCTGTAAAATCTTTCTCCAGGAAAAGACGCGGTTCAGACACAGGCAACTCTCTCGGTAAGAAAGATTCTACATTTTCTCAGAGATTACGGCGACAGCTACTCTGA